One genomic segment of Mesoterricola silvestris includes these proteins:
- a CDS encoding glycoside hydrolase family 36 protein: MAFSRILPIALLAAAAAFAQAPARIQTPRLRVEFDGQLRSRIIARDGDRETPLGPFTAAQGLAGIRTAFHLVSSRTEPVADVFGKGERLVLEGASGPLRTTIAVTVYPAWPALAFFDVDYANGGATPLAHRGWIRNAYTLDAAGPAPAWWSYQCGSYASRPNWILPLRPGFRQRNFLGMNAPDYGGGTPVVDVWNRRVGLGVGHLGTAPEAVSLPVAMGRDGRVQVGIRLDRAGSLAPGATLRGPRTFVSVHRGDCFDTLVSYRRLMGLQGLTMAQAPDSAFEPMWCAWGYGRAMTPAQIYGTLPTAKRLGFKWVTVDDGWQDNYADWLLDPKKFPGGDADMKKIVDRIHADGFRAQVWWAPLMGQRGSALMREHPGEALLNPDGSRRKISWWPTFYLCPADPAVIEQTRALVKKLVGEWGFDGLKLDGQYLNGVPPCHNPAHHHASPDDAPRALPAYIQMIADTARALKPDALVEFCPCGTSYAFHTMPAYNMAVASDPHDSYQVRTKGKVLKALMGDGVAYFGDHVELSDHASDFASTLAVGGVVGSQFVLPALAPKRSTSDLTPARAVDFEKWVGLYSRLMLSRGEYLGSLYDLGFDLPEAHAIRKGDSLYYGFFATTWDGSVELRGLEARTYRITDYEHGRDLGQVTGPTARLPLAFQGHLLLEAAPAR; encoded by the coding sequence GTGGCGTTCTCCCGCATCCTCCCCATCGCCCTCCTCGCCGCGGCCGCCGCGTTCGCCCAGGCCCCCGCGCGGATCCAGACCCCGCGCCTTCGGGTGGAATTCGACGGCCAGCTCCGCAGCCGGATCATCGCCCGGGACGGGGACCGGGAGACGCCCCTGGGGCCCTTCACCGCCGCCCAGGGCCTCGCCGGAATCCGCACCGCCTTCCACCTGGTCTCCAGCCGCACCGAACCCGTGGCCGACGTCTTCGGGAAGGGCGAACGCCTGGTGCTAGAGGGCGCCTCCGGTCCCCTCCGCACCACCATCGCGGTCACCGTGTATCCCGCCTGGCCCGCCCTGGCCTTCTTCGACGTGGACTACGCCAACGGCGGCGCCACCCCCCTGGCCCACCGGGGCTGGATCCGCAACGCCTACACCCTGGACGCCGCCGGGCCCGCCCCGGCGTGGTGGTCCTATCAGTGCGGCTCCTACGCCAGCCGCCCCAACTGGATCCTGCCCCTGCGCCCCGGCTTCCGCCAGCGGAACTTCCTGGGCATGAACGCCCCGGACTACGGGGGCGGCACCCCCGTGGTGGACGTGTGGAACCGCCGGGTGGGCCTGGGCGTCGGCCACCTGGGCACCGCCCCCGAGGCGGTGTCCCTGCCCGTGGCCATGGGCCGGGACGGGCGGGTCCAGGTGGGCATCCGCCTGGACCGGGCCGGATCCCTGGCGCCCGGAGCGACCCTGCGCGGACCCCGCACCTTCGTTTCGGTGCACCGCGGGGACTGCTTCGACACCCTCGTGTCGTACCGCCGCCTCATGGGCCTCCAGGGCCTCACCATGGCCCAGGCGCCGGACAGCGCCTTCGAGCCCATGTGGTGCGCCTGGGGCTACGGCCGCGCCATGACTCCCGCCCAGATCTACGGCACGCTGCCCACCGCCAAGCGCCTGGGCTTCAAGTGGGTCACCGTGGATGACGGCTGGCAGGACAACTACGCCGACTGGCTCCTGGACCCGAAGAAGTTCCCCGGCGGCGACGCCGACATGAAGAAGATCGTGGACCGGATCCACGCCGACGGCTTCCGGGCCCAGGTGTGGTGGGCGCCCCTCATGGGCCAGCGGGGCAGCGCGCTCATGCGCGAGCACCCCGGCGAAGCCCTGCTGAACCCGGACGGCTCCCGCCGGAAGATCTCCTGGTGGCCCACCTTCTACCTCTGCCCCGCCGACCCCGCCGTCATCGAACAGACCCGCGCCCTGGTGAAGAAGCTGGTGGGCGAATGGGGCTTCGACGGCCTGAAGCTGGACGGCCAGTACCTCAACGGCGTCCCCCCCTGCCACAACCCCGCCCACCACCACGCCAGCCCCGACGACGCCCCCCGGGCCCTGCCCGCCTACATCCAAATGATCGCCGACACCGCCCGGGCCCTGAAGCCCGACGCCCTGGTGGAGTTCTGCCCCTGCGGCACGTCGTACGCCTTCCACACCATGCCCGCTTACAACATGGCCGTGGCCTCGGACCCCCACGACTCCTACCAGGTGCGCACCAAGGGCAAAGTCCTGAAGGCCCTCATGGGCGACGGCGTCGCCTACTTCGGCGACCACGTGGAACTCAGCGACCACGCCTCCGATTTCGCGTCCACCCTGGCCGTGGGCGGCGTGGTGGGCTCCCAGTTCGTGCTGCCGGCCCTGGCCCCCAAGCGCAGCACCTCGGATCTCACTCCCGCCAGGGCCGTGGATTTCGAGAAGTGGGTGGGCCTCTACTCCCGCCTCATGCTGTCCAGGGGCGAGTACCTGGGCTCCCTCTACGACCTCGGCTTCGACCTCCCCGAAGCCCATGCCATCCGCAAGGGGGACTCCCTGTACTACGGCTTCTTCGCGACCACCTGGGACGGCTCCGTGGAACTGCGCGGCCTGGAAGCCAGGACGTACCGGATCACCGACTATGAGCACGGCCGCGACTTGGGCCAGGTGACGGGCCCCACCGCCCGGCTCCCCCTGGCCTTCCAGGGGCACCTTCTGTTGGAGGCGGCCCCGGCACGTTGA
- a CDS encoding ArsR/SmtB family transcription factor — MEELVTIAAALGDPLRLQILDLLAAGRSSPCCSPQHPDAPVWVCACDLAAEMGGLSHSKLAYHLGQLRAAGLVREQRRGKWVYYAINEEALAAFTKGLSGRWGVGKRTCV, encoded by the coding sequence ATGGAAGAACTCGTGACCATCGCGGCGGCCCTGGGGGATCCCCTCCGGCTCCAGATCCTGGACCTGCTGGCCGCGGGCCGCTCCAGCCCCTGCTGTTCCCCCCAGCATCCGGACGCCCCCGTCTGGGTTTGCGCCTGCGACCTCGCCGCCGAAATGGGCGGCCTGTCCCATTCCAAGCTGGCCTACCACCTGGGCCAGCTGCGCGCCGCCGGCCTGGTCCGCGAACAGCGCCGCGGCAAGTGGGTCTACTACGCCATCAACGAGGAGGCCCTCGCGGCCTTCACGAAGGGCCTGTCCGGGCGGTGGGGCGTGGGCAAACGAACCTGCGTCTAG
- the gshAB gene encoding bifunctional glutamate--cysteine ligase GshA/glutathione synthetase GshB, whose product MPWTTPGYEELELSTQLVIREARARGHAVEVLDAPANFIRIRGAGRVEYLRQATRTSADTYVSPLIMENKKVTKRLLAEAGIRVPGGQDYGSLDAAGADFPRWRSRGTVVKPNTTNFGIGVSMLPAPVSEAAYLKAVAEALEADDTILVEELLPGREFRFLVIGGAVRAILHRVPARVQGDGVHTVAELVARKNEDPLRGKGYRSPLEKLRMGPEEAAHLGLAGLTFASVPEAGREVALRPNSNISTGGDSLDFTDRVHPGYGELAVAAAAAVGARICGVDMLIEDVDREPDAANYGVIELNFNPALHIHDYPYQGENRHVERHVLDLLELWPC is encoded by the coding sequence ATGCCATGGACTACGCCGGGGTATGAGGAACTGGAGCTCTCCACCCAGCTCGTGATCAGGGAGGCCAGGGCGCGGGGCCACGCGGTGGAGGTGCTGGACGCGCCCGCCAACTTCATCCGCATCCGGGGCGCGGGGCGGGTGGAATACCTGCGCCAGGCCACGCGCACCTCGGCGGATACCTACGTGAGCCCCCTGATCATGGAGAACAAGAAGGTCACCAAGCGCCTCCTGGCCGAAGCCGGCATCCGGGTTCCCGGGGGCCAGGACTACGGGAGCCTGGACGCGGCCGGGGCGGACTTCCCGCGGTGGCGGTCCCGGGGCACGGTGGTGAAACCCAACACCACCAACTTCGGGATCGGGGTCTCCATGCTGCCGGCGCCGGTGTCCGAAGCCGCCTACCTGAAGGCGGTGGCGGAGGCCCTGGAGGCCGACGACACGATCCTCGTGGAGGAGCTGCTCCCGGGCCGGGAGTTCCGGTTCCTCGTCATCGGGGGCGCGGTGCGGGCCATCCTGCACCGGGTGCCGGCCCGGGTCCAGGGGGACGGTGTGCATACCGTGGCCGAGCTCGTCGCCCGGAAGAACGAGGACCCGCTGCGCGGCAAGGGCTACCGGAGCCCCCTGGAGAAGCTCCGCATGGGGCCGGAGGAGGCGGCGCACCTGGGCCTGGCCGGGCTCACCTTTGCGTCCGTGCCGGAGGCGGGGCGGGAGGTGGCCCTGAGGCCCAATTCCAATATCAGCACCGGCGGGGACAGCCTGGATTTCACGGACCGGGTGCACCCCGGCTATGGCGAACTGGCGGTGGCCGCGGCCGCGGCCGTGGGGGCCCGCATCTGCGGCGTGGACATGCTGATCGAGGACGTGGACCGGGAACCCGACGCCGCCAACTACGGCGTCATCGAACTGAATTTCAACCCGGCCCTGCACATCCACGACTACCCGTACCAGGGCGAGAACCGCCACGTGGAGCGGCACGTCCTGGACCTCCTGGAGCTGTGGCCATGCTGA
- a CDS encoding ABC transporter permease — protein sequence MPSPWIAFRTLFQREVMRYLKLAVQTLVAPFLSNLLFLSIFGGLMASRSSGPGGGPYVRFLVPGLVVMGTFLSAFQNPLFSLVAMKYQNTLQDLGQYPLSTASKFGAFALAGALRGFLVGVMTFAAAGLFAGYHLGHPVLFWAFLAITSFVAASGGIVAGLFLDSFEKTNFLVALVLTPAMFLAGVFQAPGTSPWLDLIARFNPLAGLVGQGRGLFLGTGGPEPVTVLLGAAFGVASVAMAVWAVDARKGMSVE from the coding sequence TTGCCTAGCCCCTGGATCGCCTTTCGCACGCTTTTCCAGCGCGAAGTGATGCGCTACCTGAAACTGGCGGTGCAGACCCTGGTGGCGCCGTTCCTGTCCAATCTGCTCTTCCTCAGCATCTTCGGGGGGCTCATGGCCTCGCGGAGCAGCGGTCCCGGAGGGGGGCCCTACGTGCGCTTCCTGGTGCCGGGGCTGGTGGTCATGGGGACGTTCCTGTCGGCCTTCCAGAATCCGCTCTTCTCGCTGGTGGCCATGAAGTACCAGAACACGCTCCAGGACCTCGGCCAGTACCCGCTGTCCACCGCGTCGAAGTTCGGCGCCTTTGCCCTCGCCGGGGCCCTGCGGGGCTTCCTGGTGGGCGTCATGACCTTCGCCGCGGCGGGCCTGTTCGCGGGCTACCACCTGGGCCACCCGGTCCTCTTCTGGGCCTTCCTGGCCATCACGTCCTTCGTGGCCGCCTCCGGGGGCATCGTGGCCGGACTGTTCCTGGATTCCTTCGAGAAGACCAATTTCCTCGTGGCCCTGGTCCTCACGCCGGCGATGTTCCTGGCGGGGGTCTTCCAGGCCCCGGGCACCTCCCCCTGGCTGGATCTCATCGCAAGATTCAACCCCCTGGCCGGGCTGGTGGGGCAGGGCCGGGGGCTCTTCCTGGGAACCGGGGGGCCGGAGCCCGTCACGGTGCTGCTGGGCGCCGCCTTCGGCGTGGCGTCCGTGGCCATGGCCGTGTGGGCGGTGGACGCGCGCAAGGGCATGAGCGTGGAATAG
- a CDS encoding nucleotidyl transferase AbiEii/AbiGii toxin family protein yields the protein MTELWQVLGEYRDAMVLIGGWVPDLLLPKAVPPHTGSLDVDVLLDPGPLRDEDRYAELVMLLKGRDYQETDKPFKLAKTVQVDDGEPIRVEVDFLLPRKPKTKRGKVMPDFRAIEADGARFALGHRQALTFQGRMPDGRQNTITIQVASLPAFIVMKAYALDGRDKPKDAYDLYFCLKNSIEGPKGLAEILRADLKNPEVQRALEILTSKFSTPDDYGPSSVAMFLDPEDPDERRFVARDAYALMKAFLEALAT from the coding sequence ATGACCGAGCTTTGGCAGGTTCTGGGCGAGTACCGGGACGCCATGGTGCTTATTGGTGGCTGGGTTCCGGATCTGCTCCTACCCAAGGCGGTGCCGCCCCACACGGGCAGCCTGGATGTGGATGTCCTCCTGGACCCGGGGCCGCTCCGCGACGAGGACCGTTACGCTGAACTGGTGATGCTCCTGAAAGGGCGCGACTACCAGGAGACCGACAAGCCCTTCAAGCTGGCCAAGACCGTTCAGGTGGATGACGGTGAACCCATCCGCGTTGAGGTGGATTTCCTCCTTCCCAGAAAGCCCAAGACGAAACGGGGAAAAGTGATGCCCGACTTCAGGGCCATCGAGGCGGATGGGGCTCGCTTCGCCCTGGGGCACAGACAGGCGCTGACCTTCCAGGGGCGGATGCCGGATGGCCGACAGAACACCATCACGATCCAGGTTGCCTCTCTCCCGGCGTTCATCGTAATGAAGGCCTATGCCCTGGATGGTCGCGACAAGCCCAAGGATGCGTACGACCTGTATTTCTGCCTCAAGAATTCAATTGAAGGTCCGAAGGGGCTTGCCGAAATCCTTCGTGCCGATCTGAAGAACCCCGAGGTACAGCGGGCCCTGGAGATCCTAACCAGCAAGTTCAGCACCCCTGATGACTACGGGCCGAGCAGCGTGGCCATGTTCCTGGATCCGGAGGATCCGGACGAGCGCCGTTTCGTGGCTCGTGATGCGTACGCCTTGATGAAAGCCTTCCTGGAGGCCCTGGCGACGTAG
- a CDS encoding type IV toxin-antitoxin system AbiEi family antitoxin: MSVENPERFGFDAIGKLYPKGDETPLQWGVVIKRRNLEPREAELLGARLAEVKVEQGLDGIMVIAPFVSEAAAELLAKREIGYWDASGNCRISSGALYIERKGFPNRYARQASQGSPFTRAGKRLLRPLLDPEGIGRTWTLRDLAKAAYPGVSLGQAHALAKLLENQNHIIRGPEGIQVRDPGALLRAWAREAKAPRLTQRRFYSPLSQDGFRKRFEEVLPSLPDLNAALASFTAASEWAPFVRQHRSFLYWSGDLKPLQDALSLQAVPDGENVVATLAPDEGIFYGRKLGEPPITCAVQTYIDLMHAGGRGEEAAEHLFERILKPRYQP, from the coding sequence ATGAGTGTTGAGAACCCTGAGCGGTTCGGTTTCGATGCCATTGGAAAGCTCTATCCAAAGGGCGATGAGACCCCGCTGCAATGGGGCGTGGTCATCAAGCGCAGGAACCTGGAGCCTCGCGAAGCCGAACTCCTGGGGGCACGTTTGGCCGAAGTAAAAGTTGAGCAGGGTCTCGATGGAATCATGGTGATCGCCCCCTTCGTTTCCGAGGCGGCTGCCGAGTTGCTCGCCAAGCGAGAGATCGGCTATTGGGATGCAAGTGGCAATTGCCGAATCTCATCGGGGGCTCTCTACATCGAGCGGAAGGGCTTTCCCAACCGCTATGCGCGCCAGGCATCCCAGGGCTCACCCTTTACTCGGGCAGGCAAGCGGCTGCTCCGGCCCCTTCTTGATCCCGAAGGGATCGGCCGAACCTGGACCCTGCGTGACCTGGCCAAGGCCGCGTACCCTGGCGTTAGCCTGGGGCAAGCTCATGCCCTGGCAAAGCTTTTGGAAAACCAGAACCACATCATCCGAGGCCCCGAAGGAATCCAGGTCCGGGATCCCGGCGCCCTCCTAAGGGCGTGGGCACGGGAAGCCAAGGCCCCCCGCCTCACCCAGCGCCGTTTCTACTCGCCCCTTTCCCAGGACGGTTTCCGGAAGCGCTTCGAGGAGGTGCTGCCATCCCTTCCCGACTTGAACGCCGCCCTGGCCTCCTTCACGGCCGCCAGCGAGTGGGCTCCCTTCGTGCGCCAGCACCGCAGTTTTCTGTACTGGTCGGGGGACCTCAAACCACTCCAGGATGCCTTGAGCCTTCAGGCGGTCCCGGATGGTGAAAACGTCGTCGCCACCCTTGCCCCCGATGAGGGCATCTTCTACGGAAGGAAGCTTGGCGAACCGCCCATCACCTGCGCGGTCCAGACATACATCGACTTGATGCATGCCGGCGGGCGCGGGGAAGAAGCTGCGGAGCATCTCTTCGAACGCATTCTGAAACCGAGGTACCAACCTTGA
- a CDS encoding glutamate--cysteine ligase family protein produces MDRNDAKPFLDFRWGVERETHRMLPDGRLSPRPHPAALRPGPFTRDFAEGMLEIVTAPLPSLAGVLDELERLTGEAQAAVHPERLWPFSMPPRLPEDASIPVAALDRKSVLYRRGLALRHGKARQMICGVHLNTSFGPALEGWLSRNAPLREGEDHFLLRLARNLYEDLAWFPILFGASPVAGDGGPLALSHRNGPRGYARAGFLPFLDLTSTKAYIEGIRRGLGTVSPEFAALGLVRDGRALQLNANVFQTEKEFYAPIRLRQAALDGEPGLQALSRRGPGYLELRFLDVDPFTPAGVSMDGLRLTHLFILDGLARPTAPRSTAALAVDLDRAAAAARTEPGALDPGPVGARLDRLEGWARALDDLEPGDRYLQSLDDYRARVASPSLLPSARLAAAFASSGLDWTAFGLHTANAFSKGVNHAMDYAGV; encoded by the coding sequence ATGGACCGAAACGATGCGAAGCCGTTCCTGGATTTCCGCTGGGGGGTGGAGCGGGAGACCCACCGGATGCTCCCGGACGGGCGGCTCAGCCCCCGGCCCCATCCGGCGGCCCTTCGGCCGGGCCCGTTCACCCGGGATTTTGCCGAAGGCATGCTGGAGATCGTCACGGCCCCCCTCCCCAGCCTGGCGGGGGTCCTGGACGAGCTGGAGCGCCTCACCGGGGAGGCCCAGGCGGCGGTCCATCCGGAACGCCTGTGGCCGTTCAGCATGCCTCCCCGCCTTCCGGAGGATGCGTCCATCCCCGTGGCGGCCCTGGACCGGAAGTCCGTCCTCTACCGCCGGGGCCTGGCGCTCCGCCACGGGAAGGCCCGCCAGATGATCTGCGGGGTGCACCTCAACACCTCCTTCGGGCCGGCCCTGGAAGGCTGGCTCTCCCGGAACGCGCCGCTGCGGGAGGGCGAGGACCATTTCCTCCTGAGGCTGGCCCGGAACCTCTACGAGGACCTGGCCTGGTTCCCCATCCTGTTCGGGGCCTCGCCGGTGGCGGGCGATGGGGGGCCCCTGGCCCTTTCCCATCGCAACGGGCCGCGGGGGTACGCCCGGGCCGGCTTCCTGCCCTTCCTGGACCTCACGTCCACCAAGGCCTACATCGAGGGCATCCGCCGGGGGCTGGGGACCGTCTCCCCGGAGTTCGCGGCCCTGGGCCTGGTGCGCGATGGCCGGGCGCTGCAGCTCAATGCCAACGTCTTCCAGACGGAAAAGGAATTCTACGCGCCCATCCGCCTGCGCCAGGCGGCCCTGGACGGGGAGCCGGGCCTCCAGGCTCTGTCCCGGCGCGGACCCGGCTACCTGGAATTGCGGTTCCTGGACGTGGACCCCTTCACGCCCGCTGGGGTTTCCATGGACGGCCTGCGGCTCACGCACCTGTTCATCCTGGACGGCCTGGCGCGGCCCACGGCGCCAAGGTCCACCGCGGCGCTGGCGGTGGACCTGGACCGGGCGGCCGCGGCCGCGCGAACCGAACCCGGCGCGCTGGACCCGGGACCCGTGGGGGCCCGACTGGACCGGCTGGAGGGCTGGGCCCGGGCGCTGGACGACCTGGAGCCCGGGGACCGCTACCTCCAGTCGCTGGACGACTACAGGGCCCGGGTGGCCAGCCCCTCGCTGCTGCCCTCGGCCCGGCTCGCGGCCGCGTTCGCGTCCTCGGGACTGGACTGGACCGCCTTCGGCCTCCACACCGCCAACGCTTTTTCGAAAGGAGTGAACCATGCCATGGACTACGCCGGGGTATGA
- a CDS encoding amidohydrolase family protein, with translation MNPTALLLALASTLAAQAPDQLLLKDYRPRSIYKVPVTRVEKAMFPVVDMHSHAYAETDAQAAEWAATMDRCGIERTVVLVTEPGKGFDEAVKRYGKFPRHFQLWCGLDLSGFDQPGFAAAAVAELRRCHRAGAKGVGEITDKGGGLAGNKGGMHLDDPRMDPILEDCADLGLPFNIHVGEDQWMYEPADRTNDGLMNAFTWKIADSPSILRHDAVVATLDRAAARHPRTTFIACHFANCSSDLALLGSMLDRHPNLYADISARYAETSPVPRATAKFIAKYQDRLLYGTDMGMDAGMYGITFRILETQDEHFYEVDQFGYHWPLYGLGLDAGILRKLYRDNALALMKRVERP, from the coding sequence TTGAACCCCACCGCCCTCCTCCTCGCCCTGGCCTCCACCCTGGCGGCCCAGGCCCCCGACCAGCTCCTCCTCAAGGACTACCGCCCCCGCTCCATCTACAAGGTGCCCGTCACCCGGGTGGAAAAGGCCATGTTCCCGGTGGTGGACATGCATTCCCACGCCTACGCGGAAACCGACGCCCAGGCCGCGGAATGGGCCGCCACCATGGACCGGTGCGGCATCGAGCGCACCGTGGTGCTGGTCACCGAACCGGGCAAGGGCTTCGACGAGGCCGTGAAGCGCTACGGGAAATTCCCCCGCCACTTCCAGCTCTGGTGCGGCCTCGACCTCTCCGGCTTCGACCAGCCCGGCTTCGCCGCGGCCGCCGTGGCCGAACTGCGGCGGTGCCACCGGGCCGGAGCCAAGGGCGTGGGCGAGATCACGGACAAGGGCGGCGGCCTCGCCGGGAACAAGGGCGGCATGCACCTGGACGATCCCCGCATGGACCCCATCCTGGAGGACTGCGCCGACCTGGGCCTGCCCTTCAACATCCACGTAGGGGAGGACCAGTGGATGTACGAGCCCGCGGACCGCACCAACGACGGCCTCATGAACGCCTTCACCTGGAAGATCGCCGATTCGCCCTCCATCCTCCGCCACGACGCCGTGGTGGCCACCCTGGACCGGGCCGCGGCGCGCCACCCCCGGACCACCTTCATCGCCTGCCACTTCGCCAACTGCAGCAGCGACCTGGCCCTCCTGGGGTCCATGCTGGACCGCCACCCCAACCTCTACGCCGACATCAGCGCCCGCTACGCCGAGACCTCCCCCGTGCCCCGGGCCACCGCGAAATTCATCGCGAAGTACCAGGACCGCCTGCTGTACGGCACCGACATGGGCATGGACGCCGGGATGTACGGCATCACCTTCCGCATCCTGGAAACCCAGGACGAGCACTTCTACGAGGTGGACCAGTTCGGCTACCACTGGCCCCTGTACGGCCTGGGACTGGACGCCGGCATCCTCCGGAAGCTGTACCGGGACAACGCCCTGGCCCTCATGAAGCGCGTGGAAAGGCCCTGA
- a CDS encoding IS256 family transposase, with the protein MLVEAVAQALINSQADAHFEAPWNARGMERPNGYRNGYKDRGFQTVAGALELSVPQARNGSFRPALFERWQRSERALLAACGQMVLAGVSNRNVSRLAEEAFGAEVSPSLVSQILKDIEPAVEAFRTRPLGAFPYLLVDARFDKVREGHRVRSRAFLWAAGVNEKGEREVLGWLDWGGETEVAWEGLFKDLKGRGLHGVDLLVSDAHEGLCQAATKAFPGSSWQECQAHFLRRSIEQVKAADQKAFREDVRAVLHAVDYVRSQELLGLLRARWEEKSPKAVDYVEEHLDSLQAVLALPEGHHKRLRTTNMVERFNQELKRKSRLVRVWPNAESRERVYGALLMEQNEAWTGQAWVHMGGPA; encoded by the coding sequence GTGCTGGTGGAAGCCGTGGCCCAGGCCCTGATCAACAGCCAGGCCGACGCCCATTTCGAGGCGCCCTGGAACGCCCGGGGCATGGAACGGCCTAACGGCTATCGCAATGGCTACAAGGATCGTGGCTTCCAGACCGTGGCCGGCGCCCTGGAGCTATCTGTACCGCAGGCCCGGAACGGCTCCTTCCGGCCGGCCCTATTCGAGCGCTGGCAGAGATCCGAGCGCGCCCTGCTGGCCGCTTGCGGCCAGATGGTGCTGGCCGGGGTGTCCAACCGGAACGTGAGCAGGCTGGCGGAGGAGGCCTTCGGGGCAGAGGTCAGTCCCAGCCTGGTATCCCAGATCCTAAAGGACATCGAGCCGGCCGTGGAAGCGTTTCGGACCCGGCCCTTGGGTGCCTTTCCGTATCTCCTCGTTGACGCCCGGTTCGACAAAGTCCGGGAAGGCCACCGCGTCCGCAGCCGGGCCTTCCTATGGGCTGCTGGGGTCAACGAGAAGGGGGAGCGAGAGGTCCTGGGCTGGCTGGATTGGGGCGGAGAGACCGAGGTGGCCTGGGAGGGCCTGTTCAAGGACCTGAAGGGTCGTGGCCTGCATGGGGTCGACCTGCTGGTCTCGGACGCCCACGAGGGCCTCTGCCAGGCCGCGACGAAGGCGTTTCCCGGATCGAGCTGGCAGGAGTGCCAGGCGCACTTCCTCCGCAGGTCGATCGAGCAGGTCAAGGCGGCGGACCAGAAGGCCTTCCGGGAAGACGTGAGGGCCGTGCTCCACGCCGTGGACTACGTCCGGTCGCAGGAGTTGCTCGGTCTGCTGAGGGCGCGCTGGGAGGAGAAATCGCCCAAGGCAGTGGACTACGTGGAGGAGCACCTGGACAGCCTCCAGGCCGTCCTGGCGCTACCCGAGGGCCATCATAAGCGGCTGCGGACGACCAATATGGTCGAGCGATTCAACCAGGAGCTGAAGCGAAAGAGCCGACTGGTGCGGGTTTGGCCCAATGCGGAAAGCCGGGAACGCGTCTACGGGGCGCTTCTCATGGAACAGAACGAGGCCTGGACCGGCCAGGCATGGGTGCACATGGGGGGACCGGCGTGA
- a CDS encoding ABC transporter ATP-binding protein: MLILDGLAKTYRGAPRPALDAVDLAVGPGSFLALLGPNGAGKSTLINILSGRCRQDRGDVRVAGQPLAASNPALRALIGIVPQEIRFDYVFTVEEILRMERGFYGLRADEAHLAYLLERLSLAPKRREKVRSLSGGMQRRLMIARALVHRPRLLLLDEPTAGVDLNLRHDLYGFLRELNGDGLTILLTTHHLEEAEELCGRIVVLDEGRIVADRDREAFLAMAGDHLTLDMRTQGQARIRGLFEGKGVVTEAGAGLRVVFPRAGREPVLAALAEASPLVESFQILRPRLEDVFLELTRKEPGLA; this comes from the coding sequence ATGCTGATCCTCGACGGCCTCGCCAAGACCTACCGGGGCGCCCCCAGGCCGGCCCTGGACGCCGTGGACCTGGCCGTGGGGCCCGGGTCCTTCCTGGCCCTCCTGGGACCCAATGGCGCGGGCAAATCCACCCTGATCAACATCCTTTCCGGGCGCTGCCGGCAGGACCGCGGCGACGTGCGCGTCGCCGGCCAGCCCCTGGCCGCCTCCAACCCGGCCCTGCGCGCCCTCATCGGGATCGTGCCCCAGGAGATCCGCTTCGATTACGTCTTCACCGTCGAGGAGATCCTCCGCATGGAGCGGGGCTTCTACGGCCTGCGCGCCGACGAGGCCCACCTGGCTTACCTCCTGGAGCGCCTTTCCCTGGCCCCCAAGCGGCGGGAGAAGGTCCGGAGCCTGTCGGGGGGCATGCAGCGGCGCCTCATGATCGCCCGCGCCCTGGTGCACCGGCCGCGGCTGCTGCTCCTGGACGAGCCCACCGCGGGCGTGGACCTGAACCTCCGGCACGACCTGTACGGTTTCCTGCGCGAATTGAACGGGGACGGGCTGACCATCCTCCTCACCACCCACCACCTGGAGGAGGCCGAGGAACTCTGCGGGCGGATCGTGGTGCTGGACGAGGGCCGCATCGTGGCCGACCGGGACCGGGAGGCCTTCCTGGCCATGGCCGGGGATCACCTCACCCTGGACATGCGCACCCAGGGGCAGGCCCGGATCCGGGGCCTGTTCGAGGGCAAGGGCGTGGTGACCGAGGCCGGGGCCGGGCTGCGGGTGGTGTTCCCCCGCGCCGGCCGCGAGCCGGTCCTGGCGGCCCTCGCCGAGGCCTCGCCCCTGGTGGAATCCTTCCAGATCCTCCGGCCCCGGCTGGAGGACGTCTTCCTGGAACTCACCCGGAAGGAGCCCGGCCTTGCCTAG